A window of the Lactuca sativa cultivar Salinas chromosome 5, Lsat_Salinas_v11, whole genome shotgun sequence genome harbors these coding sequences:
- the LOC111881803 gene encoding uncharacterized protein LOC111881803 has product MAKGKLILICQSGGEFVTNEDGTMTYNGGEANAANVNSETPFSELKLNLAETCNFNQETVTVKYFLPGNKRNLITVKNDKDVKRMIDFHGDALTAEVFVTGTPGFDRSALDTQTNSQSNVKNNETINNDNTSPKKDDVVKRGKVGNKKDKKMKKEDKGQKSPLASPSKRTTRRTVAAKTEASSNENEEKTETKVSKDEGSTGDTSTSADSEQVNINQDSDCSSDFVPSRYPKRKKPNVNTTPADSVKKRRRTPSWKFGANGRPTIVSNPDDSAGSKGKIGKSQRKSGRLAAKEGAGTKSGRKRGRPRAVPPPDSSDQELDDDVAPETLLDIVKVEKEKLHGHEESYNKLPWFCEKILETNPGSISKLVINENKRFKSLFVSFFAPLSGFQNSCRPLLFLESTSLRSKFGEFIFTANAIDGNDGFFPVAFAIVDTEDTDTWRWFLEILKSTILTPQPITFVFDRDKNLKITILEVFENAYIGYSIYHLLESFKRTVKGPFHGDGKSFLPVHFLTAAHAVRLVGFKKSTEQIKQISSQAYDWVMQIEPQHWTTSSFEGERYNHIVDDISINVSISKLMEDYRELPLLQKIDALIRFMIDEMNDANLDASMWGTHLTPSKEKQLQEENLRSCGLKVLISSDTLFEVREDSTHVVNLSNWSCTCLGWKETGLPCRHALAVFALIGKNPYEFCSNYFTVDAYRITYAESIAPVPIEKEEKVEKIEMITVGGGNVDVEKIEVVEEKIGEIEKEEWERVEDGLKSEKVEVEGEKMEMEKGGGENEHGVKVGGENENEEDVKVGGENENEENVKVGGENEIEEDVKIGGGDEEDVKVGGEIENEVIVEVEGGNVEGEKEEGEKCKITKEEDEVVVLPPIPVKPADEVKEKMEWEETEVETKRTVTCTKCKQPGHNKKSCNLYQVQQALINQV; this is encoded by the exons ATGGCAAAGGGTAAGCTTATATTAATCTGTCAATCTGGTGGTGAATTTGTTACAAATGAAGATGGAACCATGACTTATAATGGAGGAGAGGCAAATGCAGCAAATGTCAATTCTGAGACTCCCTTCAGTGAATTAAAGTTGAATTTGGCTGAAACATGTAATTTCAACCAGGAAACAGTTACTGTCAAGTATTTCCTTCCAGGAAACAAACGAAACCTGATTACAGTGAAGAACGATAAGGATGTAAAAAGAATGATTGATTTTCATGGAGATGCACTGACAGCTGAAGTCTTTGTTACAGGAACACCAGGTTTTGATCGAAGTGCCTTAGATACACAAACTAACAG CCAAAGCAATGTCAAGAACAATGAGACTATAAACAATGACAACACGAGTCCCAAGAAAGATGATGTGGttaaacgaggcaaagttggtaACAAGAAAGATAAAAAGATGAAGAAAGAAGATAAGGGGCAAAAGAGTCCTTTAGCATCCCCATCTAAGAGGACAACACGCCGAACTGTAGCTGCTAAAACTGAAGCATCTTCTAATGAAAATGAAGAAAAAACCGAAACAAAAGTGTCAAAGGATGAGGGGTCCACAGGAGACACCTCCACAAGTGCTGATTCTGAACAAGTCAACATCAATCAAGATTCTGATTGTAGTTCCGATTTTGTCCCTAGTAGGTATCCAAAAAGAAAGAAGCCAAATGTCAATACTACCCCTGCTGACAGTGTCAAGAAACGTAGGCGTACCCCTTCTTGGAAATTTGGTGCCAATGGCCGCCCCACCATAGTTTCTAACCCCGATGATTCTGCGGGGTCCAAGGGTAAAATTGGAAAATCACAAAGAAAGAGTGGGAGGTTAGCTGCTAAAGAGGGAGCAGGGACAAAATCAGGGAGAAAAAGAGGACGCCCTCGAGCTGTCCCTCCACCTGACAGCAGTGATCAAGAACTTGATGATGACGTGGCGCCTGAAACTTTGCTTGATATTGTCAAAGTGGAAAAAGAAAAACTTCATGGACATGAAGAATCTTACAACAAGTTACCATGGTTCTGTGAGAAGATTCTAGAAACAAACCCTGGAAGCATCTCAAAACTCGTGATTAATGAAAACAAAAGATTCAAATCCCTTTTTGTCTCTTTTTTCGCTCCATTATCCGGATTCCAAAACAGCTGTCGCCCACTTCTTTTCCTTGAATCCACTTCATTAAGGTCAAAATTCGGAGAATTTATATTTACAGCAAATGCCATTGATGGAAACGATGGTTTTTTCCCTGTTGCATTTGCTATAGTAGACACTGAAGACACTGACACCTGGCGTTGGTTCTTGGAAATTTTAAAATCCACAATCCTGACCCCACAACCTATCACATTCGTGTTTGATAGAGACAAGAATTTGAAAATCACCATACTTGAAGTTTTTGAAAACGCGTATATCGGGTATTCTATCTACCATTTGTTAGAGAGCTTCAAAAGAACTGTAAAAGGTCCGTTTCACGGTGATGGTAAATCTTTTTTACCGGTTCACTTTTTAACCGCAGCACATGCGGTCCGATTAGTCGGTTTCAAAAAGTCAACGGAGCAAATTAAGCAAATTTCATCACAAGCTTACGATTGGGTGATGCAAATTGAGCCACAACATTGGACAACTTCTTCCTTTGAAGGTGAAAGATATAACCACATTGTAGATGATATAAGTATAAACGTATCAATCTCAAAGTTAATGGAGGATTATCGGGAGTTACCTTTGTTGCAAAAGATTGATGCTTTGATACGTTTTATGATTGATGAGATGAATGATGCGAATTTGGATGCGAGTATGTGGGGGACACATCTTACGCCTTCTAAAGAGAAACAACTTCAAGAAGAGAATTTGAGATCTTGTGGTTTGAAAGTGTTGATTTCTTCTGATACCCTTTTTGAGGTTCGTGAAGATTCGACTCATGTTGTGAATTTGAGTAACTGGAGTTGTACTTGTTTAGGGTGGAAAGAAACCGGTTTGCCATGTAGACATGCACTTGCGGTTTTTGCTTTGATCGGTAAAAATCCGTATGAGTTTTGCTCGAATTATTTTACTGTTGATGCGTATCGTATAACGTATGCGGAATCTATAGCCCCGGTGCCAATTGAGAAGGAGGAGAAGGTTGAAAAGATAGAGATGATAACTGTAGGGGGTGGAAATGTAGATGTTGAAAAGATTGAGGTTGTGGAAGAAAAGATAGGCGAAATTGAGAAAGAAGAGTGGGAAAGGGTAGAAGATGGGCTAAAGAGTGAAAAGGTGGAAGTTGAGGGTGAAAAGATGGAGATGGAGAAAGGAGGGGGTGAAAATGAACATGGTGTGAAAGTAGGGGGTGAAAATGAAAATGAAGAAGATGTGAAAGTAGGGGGTGAAAATGAAAATGAAGAAAATGTGAAAGTAGGGGGTGAAAATGAAATTGAAGAAGATGTGAAAATAGGGGGTGGGGATGAAGAAGATGTGAAAGTAGGGGGTGAAATTGAAAATGAAGTAATTGTGGAAGTTGAGGGTGGAAATGTGGAAGGTGAGAAAGAAGAGGGTGAAAAGTGTAAGAttacaaaagaagaagatgaagttgttgtGTTACCTCCAATACCTGTAAAACCAGCTGATGAGGTGAAGGAGAAGATGGAGTGGGAAGAAACAGAAGTGGAAACAAAGAGAACAGTGACGTGTACAAAGTGTAAGCAGCCTGGGCATAACAAGAAGTCTTGTAACTTGTATCAGGTGCAACAAGCTTTGATCAACCAGGTATGA